A region of Paenibacillus sp. JNUCC-31 DNA encodes the following proteins:
- a CDS encoding sugar kinase — translation MPRIAAFGEVMMRLQVPGHETLVQSNRLEYSFSGSGVNVTAALAGYGHNGSLITTLPETPVGEAAIAYLRKLGVDTSLISRGGKQLGMYFLENGFGARPGRVTYTDRLGSSFNTAEAGNYDMVALASRIDVLHLCGITLSMNDGVRKQMKQLAAEVKRAGGKVVFDCNYRPALWGADGYAKARPHYEELLELTDLVLMNEKDALFILGFGAGGYDRMTQLKQAIPEVVERFGIGTAAGTHREINADHTHSLTGYIYHQGTFLFSRKLTFPVYDRIGAGDAFASAIIHGELQQYPQQQTVNMAAAAAMLAHTTQGDTALFTENEVLRALSDHTLDVER, via the coding sequence ATGCCTAGGATTGCGGCTTTTGGTGAAGTAATGATGCGGCTGCAGGTCCCGGGCCATGAAACGCTGGTCCAGAGCAACAGGCTGGAGTATTCTTTTTCCGGCAGCGGGGTTAATGTAACGGCAGCACTGGCTGGGTACGGCCATAACGGTTCGCTTATTACTACCTTACCGGAAACACCGGTTGGCGAAGCGGCAATTGCTTACTTGCGTAAACTTGGGGTGGATACCTCACTAATTAGCCGGGGAGGCAAACAGCTGGGCATGTACTTTCTGGAGAATGGCTTTGGAGCCCGCCCCGGCAGAGTCACTTACACAGATCGGCTGGGCAGCAGCTTCAATACCGCGGAGGCAGGCAATTACGATATGGTTGCTCTTGCCTCCCGGATCGACGTTCTTCATTTATGCGGAATTACGCTGTCTATGAATGATGGTGTGCGCAAGCAAATGAAACAGCTTGCTGCGGAAGTGAAAAGAGCCGGGGGCAAAGTTGTTTTTGACTGCAATTACCGTCCAGCATTATGGGGAGCGGATGGCTATGCCAAGGCCCGCCCGCATTATGAAGAACTGCTGGAGCTGACGGACCTGGTGCTGATGAATGAGAAAGATGCACTGTTTATCCTTGGCTTTGGAGCTGGAGGATATGATAGAATGACACAGTTGAAGCAGGCGATTCCCGAAGTGGTTGAGCGCTTCGGAATCGGAACGGCAGCGGGAACCCACCGTGAGATTAACGCTGACCATACGCATTCCCTGACAGGATATATCTATCATCAAGGTACGTTTCTGTTTTCTCGCAAGCTGACTTTCCCGGTGTATGACCGGATCGGTGCCGGTGATGCCTTTGCCAGCGCCATCATTCATGGGGAATTGCAGCAATATCCGCAGCAGCAGACGGTCAATATGGCAGCGGCAGCAGCAATGCTGGCTCATACCACTCAAGGTGATACAGCGCTTTTTACCGAGAACGAGGTACTCCGAGCGCTGTCGGACCATACCTTAGATGTTGAAAGGTAG
- a CDS encoding DgaE family pyridoxal phosphate-dependent ammonia lyase, translated as MGHSLQARYGLKRVINASGRMSILGVSAPTDSVMEAMKQGGQQYVEIADLVDKSGEYIARLLGSEGAVVVNSASSGIALSVAAFVTSGDPRLSLRLHQEPVLKNEIIMLKGHNVQYGAPVETMVFLGGGRVVEVGYANEGRKEHIEQAIGERTAAILYVKSHHAVQKNMISVEEAWEVAVRRGVPLIVDAAAEEDLRKYVQYSDLAIYSGSKAIEGPTSGIVAGKMKYVEWLKVQLHGIGRSMKVGKETTFGLLQALDEYQDKADNSERERHALEALQPLEGLPGVSIRIVQDEAGRAIFRGRIQIDSSVAGVDARHVNDRLREGVIAVYTRDYGVKQGYFDIDPRSLQGDDLQVIVSRIHEIVGGNKNE; from the coding sequence ATGGGTCATTCATTACAGGCTAGATATGGATTGAAACGGGTTATTAATGCCAGTGGAAGAATGAGCATCCTTGGTGTTTCCGCACCAACAGATTCGGTCATGGAGGCAATGAAGCAGGGCGGACAGCAGTACGTGGAAATTGCGGATCTTGTGGACAAATCCGGAGAATATATTGCACGACTGCTTGGTTCTGAAGGGGCGGTTGTCGTGAACTCGGCATCCAGCGGCATTGCGCTGTCGGTGGCAGCCTTTGTGACTTCCGGAGATCCAAGGCTCAGCCTTCGACTGCATCAGGAGCCGGTATTGAAAAATGAGATTATTATGCTGAAGGGCCATAACGTGCAATATGGAGCGCCGGTCGAAACCATGGTATTTCTTGGCGGAGGCAGAGTGGTGGAAGTTGGATATGCCAATGAAGGCCGCAAAGAGCATATTGAACAGGCGATTGGTGAACGCACCGCAGCCATTCTTTATGTCAAATCCCACCACGCCGTCCAGAAGAACATGATTTCTGTAGAGGAAGCGTGGGAGGTTGCAGTGCGCAGAGGAGTGCCACTGATCGTCGATGCGGCAGCGGAAGAGGATCTGCGCAAATATGTCCAGTATTCGGATCTGGCGATTTACAGCGGATCAAAAGCTATTGAAGGCCCTACCTCAGGCATCGTCGCCGGCAAAATGAAATATGTCGAGTGGCTAAAGGTACAGCTGCACGGGATCGGGCGCAGCATGAAGGTCGGCAAAGAGACCACCTTCGGGCTGCTTCAGGCTTTGGATGAATACCAGGACAAAGCCGACAACAGTGAACGGGAGAGACACGCGCTGGAGGCTCTTCAGCCGCTTGAGGGGCTTCCTGGAGTTTCAATCCGCATCGTGCAGGATGAAGCGGGCAGAGCGATTTTCCGTGGGCGCATCCAGATTGATTCCTCTGTTGCCGGAGTGGATGCGAGGCATGTTAATGATCGGCTGCGTGAAGGCGTAATTGCCGTATACACCAGGGATTATGGGGTTAAGCAGGGGTATTTCGATATTGATCCAAGGTCGCTTCAAGGTGATGATCTTCAGGTCATCGTCAGCAGAATACATGAAATCGTGGGGGGAAACAAGAATGAGTAA
- the dagF gene encoding 2-dehydro-3-deoxy-phosphogluconate aldolase, whose product MSNILQRLYKNRAALNVLAGSIENAKEVYEAAEGYILVGVLSKNYATAEEAAAAMTLYGQTIEDAVSIGLGAGDNRQAAVVAEIAASYPGSHINQVFPAVGATRANLGARDSWINSLVSPCGKPGYVNISTGPVSSGAEEQALVPVHAAIALVRDMGGNALKYYPMQGLQLEEEYRAVAKACGEAGFALEPTGGIGLDNFGPILEIALQAGVPQVIPHVYSSIIDPQTGSTNVQDVVRLLETMKSLVDRYA is encoded by the coding sequence ATGAGTAATATTCTGCAGCGTCTATATAAGAACAGAGCCGCACTTAATGTACTGGCAGGCAGTATCGAGAACGCGAAGGAAGTGTACGAGGCTGCGGAAGGATATATTTTGGTAGGTGTGCTTTCCAAAAATTATGCTACGGCGGAGGAAGCGGCAGCCGCGATGACCCTATACGGTCAGACGATCGAGGACGCTGTATCCATCGGACTGGGGGCCGGAGACAATCGACAGGCGGCAGTTGTGGCGGAGATTGCCGCAAGTTACCCGGGAAGCCATATCAATCAGGTTTTTCCAGCAGTGGGGGCAACTCGTGCCAATCTGGGCGCCCGAGACAGCTGGATTAACAGCCTGGTCTCTCCCTGCGGGAAGCCGGGTTATGTGAATATATCGACCGGTCCCGTCAGCTCGGGGGCGGAGGAACAGGCCCTTGTTCCGGTTCATGCCGCCATTGCGCTGGTTCGTGACATGGGCGGCAATGCGCTGAAATATTATCCCATGCAGGGGTTGCAATTGGAGGAGGAGTACCGTGCTGTTGCCAAGGCCTGCGGGGAAGCCGGATTTGCCCTGGAGCCTACGGGCGGAATCGGCTTGGATAACTTCGGACCCATTTTGGAGATTGCACTTCAGGCTGGGGTGCCCCAGGTTATCCCGCATGTGTATTCATCTATTATTGATCCGCAGACGGGAAGTACGAACGTCCAGGATGTGGTCAGATTGCTTGAAACGATGAAATCTCTGGTGGACCGGTATGCCTAG
- a CDS encoding GntR family transcriptional regulator, with translation MSLKRKQGPLYQQIQKILKDRILHGVYPLGSIIPSEPQLEKEFGVSKMTVRGAVQELSQEGYVQKKSGIGTIVMRNTSHQKLSKGKRFTELLVEEGHKLEKKQLKSQLISNDAGTEEYDRYGPYCQRIERLYILNGQPYIHLIHFLAAAALPGGGIAEMVTNIQSLYDSLEENDIALENFRDRFFVEKATPEVCQLLEIPPGTHVLKRLRNSFDGEGRLIEHSIGCYNTELHHYLVNYDT, from the coding sequence GTGTCTTTGAAACGCAAGCAAGGCCCTTTATATCAGCAAATCCAGAAAATACTCAAAGACCGGATTTTGCATGGCGTATATCCTTTAGGGAGCATCATCCCCTCCGAACCGCAGCTGGAGAAGGAATTTGGTGTCAGTAAAATGACGGTCCGCGGCGCGGTTCAGGAGCTTTCCCAGGAAGGTTATGTACAGAAGAAAAGCGGTATTGGAACGATTGTCATGCGCAATACCTCCCATCAGAAGCTCTCTAAGGGCAAACGGTTTACAGAGCTGCTCGTAGAAGAGGGACACAAGCTGGAAAAGAAACAGCTGAAATCCCAGTTAATTTCGAATGATGCCGGTACGGAGGAATATGACCGATACGGGCCGTATTGTCAGCGAATTGAACGGCTCTATATTTTGAATGGACAGCCTTATATTCATCTGATACACTTCTTGGCTGCAGCTGCATTGCCCGGTGGAGGTATAGCAGAAATGGTCACAAACATTCAGTCGCTGTATGACTCACTGGAGGAGAACGACATTGCGCTGGAAAACTTCAGAGACCGTTTCTTTGTAGAGAAGGCAACTCCTGAGGTGTGTCAGTTGCTGGAGATCCCACCAGGGACGCATGTGCTCAAACGCCTGCGTAACTCTTTCGATGGGGAAGGCAGACTCATTGAGCACAGTATCGGCTGCTATAACACAGAGCTTCATCACTATCTGGTCAATTACGATACTTGA